The Fusarium keratoplasticum isolate Fu6.1 chromosome 4, whole genome shotgun sequence genome contains the following window.
AGCGGCCATTGTGAGTGAGGATCAAGGTGTCGCGTTAGATGAGAGGCCGCGAATGGGGATGAATGTGAGAGCTGTAGAGGGACGGGCAGCGCCCTCGAGGAAAGTTGCGCAGGCAAAGCCCGAAAGTATGAGATCGTGGTCGTCGAGATCAGCGCGGCATGTGTATAATTGGTCGAGAACAAGGAAGCTACCGAGGGCGAGGCGTCATTACCCAAGAGACGAGCCACGATAACGATGCTCCAAGATGAGCGCGGTGCGATGAAGTCTCGAAGCAGCAGAGGTTGGACAAGCGTGGGGTGATATATAAATCCAAACACTAGCAATGAGGAAGATTGCGACCAGCAGGTAATAACAAGATCAAGCGAAGCAGCGAGGACTCGGGCGGGATACAAAAAGGGTCCCGGACGCAGCTACCTTGTTTAGCGTCGCCATCGTTGCGGGCCGGCTCTGGAGCCACGCCCCCCAGCGCCTCGCCAAGTTCTCGGCCGGCACAGTGCAACACGCCTTGAATTCGATTGCTCTGATGAGTTGCAGGGGCATCGGAGGGTCTCTGAGCTTTGGGAAAGAAAGCTTTGGATTGCAGATGCGGGGAGATCTCGGGGGCACACTGGGCTGATACTGAAAGAGGAATGCAGTTTGGCGCTGAAGCTGATTGTTTCTCAAGAATATAAAGGCAGCTTGTCGCGAGTTTCTCAATCAATGTTTACACATCTCCGATGCTCGAcatcttttccctcttctgCCATGTGTCTCTGTTGCTTCTGCAACTGCTCACGACAGCATATGTGCTGCATCGCCAAGATTAAAAAGACCTGGGGTGATCCCCGACGCCCCCTCCCGCTCATTGGTCTGTTCGTCTAAGTGCGAGATGTCCGAGGCAAGGCATCAGGCAAATCAAGGACCAATTCACAATCAACCTCGTCAGCCAGCAGCGTATTCTACCATCCTTCGCATTCGTCGTATCTTCACGAGATAGCGCATCGCATCGATTGCGGCAAAATGAATGCCGACTCATCGACTCATCTTACAAGACGCATGGCATGTGTCTGTCTCTGACTGTCTCTGATTATCTTCAGCACGATTGGCTCCTGGTTGATTCACCAACCTCGGACTCTTGCAGAGCCCCGACACCCCGTAGTGGCGGCCAGAGACGAGCCAAGAGTCATTCAGCGGGCGAGTGGAGAAAGGGCTTTCGCGGCGTTCGAAACGGCTACCTCTTTCGGACACGGACCGGGGTTCCCCGATCCACTTTGCAGGACATCCATTAAATATTTCGCTCTCGCTTAGACAAACACGCGCGCCTGGGCTCTCGAGACGGACGCCTGCAATCTGGCATGCGAGTGTCTCAACTACAGAATGCGTCACTGCTAATATAAGATCGGCACCTCGGCACCACTGGTGTGGTTACTGTACCCTGCAGAGCGAGGGGTTTCGCTTTCGCTCTCGTGCGGTCTGTCGGGTCCGGCTTACTCCATCCTTTAACCCAGCAACTTTCCTCCGGGCTTATTCCCAGGCCACGAGCTTCTGGAAAGGCTTGGCTTTTTTGGGGTCATCGGGGGTCAGCCTCGAGGTATCACGCACGTTTCGACCAGAGGTTCGCTCAAGTCCCCATGGTGTATGACAGATGTGTCGCATTGCAAGACACAAACCGTTGTGTTTCGGCAGAATAGCACCTCGATGAATGTCGAGTAATCACGTTCAAGTGGCACCGTAGAGACTGTATGTGGATCAGTCATTCCTTCGCATTCTCGTTTTCCTCTTTTAGGGGAAAGCGAGTCATCGGGAACCAGAGATCGGTACGGAGTACGGGGCATACGACCGACAGCCCGGTCTCCCATCTTGATCGGGGATCGGCCACGTTCTGTCCCCGGTTCCCGTCTGGCCGGACAAACTCTTTTTAAGGCCGTAATCTCCTGGCCCAGTCAGAGCCTGCATCTGACACGGCCACCTTCAGCATGAAGCATTTAAACTTGGCCGTCGGTGAATCCTTGCACCGAACCCCGGTCTCTTCCTGATATTCATCCGTACTCTGGCCCATCAGAAGAGTTTGAGATGTGCGCTGCCCTGAGGGGTTTCGCACAGCACACCAGGTCTGGCGAACCATTCGCGAACAGCAAAAACGGAATCAAGAATTGCCTGAGTACGTATGCTGACCAAGGATCGGGTATCGGCTTAAAATGCATGAGTTGAAAATACAAAATATGACCCGAAAAAAGGGAGCCTGGCAGCctggaggcgatggaggtAACAGCTGTCGCTATTGACACTCCCACAGCACAGTGTTTCGTTTCAGCTTCTTGCACTGCTATTTTGCTCCGACTTTCCCCAGCCCATCAGCCCTACCTACGTCCAGGAGATCAACTGACGCGCGAATACGCGTGTCAAGGCACCAGACTTTCCGATGTTGCGTTGTCTTCGGTACTGTATCGGTTAGGTCTATATAAGGTTTTGACTCACCGTGAGTCTTCGAGCTACTGTACCGGCGACTGTCATCTGCCATGACAGTAGCGGTCTCCAGGCGTCTACGTAAACCACAGTTCTGACGGCCATGTGGCGGTTACCCTGACGTCCAATACGGGTTGAGAGGTAGGTCACTGTCGAGGTCAACCTTCCGCTATCTCAAGGAGAGCTTTTGGCCGCGGCCTTCAATACAGTTCTCACGCGTTGGCTGTCAGCCATGTTGAGTAAATTTGACGGTTGCTCAGGGTAGGTGGTTACGGTTAAGCTGCGCAAATCCTACGGATGTTTATTAGAGTTCATGGTGTTCAAGGCGACAGTTGAGGATAATTGAGCTCTCTCTGTTGCAGAATCTCGCCGAACTACCTGCTAAGGGGTTTGTAAAGCTTCTATTTAATAGCTGTTTTGTTGTAGATCCAATCAGCAGGCTACCCTTCAGTACCCAGGTACGCCGCAACCCCAAACCAACCGAGAACAACGTGCGTTTACGCCGACACCAGGTCTCCGCATGTATCTATTCTGCCAAATACTGTAGGGTCATGCAAATGTTGATGTGGATTCAGTGTCCCTTCCACTACCCAGGTATGTTGCCACGAATCGGTGCCGCTATTCGGGGCCATTCGGATTGCCATCTAGTTGTCAATGTatggccgagaagccctGGTCTGCCAAGGTCTATCGTAACCAAGACATAGGATCCCGTTGAAAATAAATACCAAGACAAGTGTGCTTTTCTTGCGCATCTTGAAGGCATCGAAGGTTCTAGGGTGGGCTAGGCCAACACCTTGCTCCACTGAACTGAGGCCGGGTGTCAGGCGGGTCAAAGGTTCATTGATGATAGCAACAAGGAGCCCATTGAAAGAGTTCTTTCATCTTGCTAGAAACTGAACGATAAGTGTGCTACTTAATTTTCATAAAATAGTAGTTCtttcagcctcctccttgtctCTAATCCTTCTGGTCTTGTTCGGTGCACCATACCTGGGTCAAAGGAAGGCCACCAAAGGCTTATCGCAAACCGTCATAGCGCCAACATCCATTACCTATATAGAGCTTCACAACCTTgataaaaataaaaaaacaaGAATCTATTCACAGCCTTCAAGCATTTCCGTCTTCTTATCACCAACAGCACATCCTGACAAGACCGCCCAATCAGCCACATTGCTTCCGATAACACTCGGCTCGTTTTCAGCTCTGCCACTTTTGCGTTGCCACTGGCACGTGTTCAACAACGCCCCTCTTCCAGGTTGCCAGCTCCAATTCGTGCGTGGCCTCTTTTCTCACCACTGAACTTCCATCCTACTTCTCAACAAAAGTCGCCAGCTCAAACCGCCCATCTCCCATCAAACTCTGGGACCGAAACATCTTAAAACCCGGGCCTAGGCTCGTCATCTTACAACACATCGAGACACCGCGTCCAAGACATTGATaccccgccatcatgatACCCAGTCTGTTCGCTctttgccttggcctcccGGCCCTGACGCTCGCCGCTCGTCAGCCCAAGGATGCCATCAAGCTCTCCGACGTCAAGTCCCTTACCCTCCGCGGCAAGGGCGCCATGACGAACCACCGTCGCGTATCGGCCATTCCCCAGCTGCGCTGCGTCTCGCGCGGCGCTATCTGCGACCTCTACGAAATCGACGTCATGCGCTGCACCAACCAAGGCTCCTCCTGGGGCGATGAGGACATCGAATGGAGCTGCACCGCGTCGCTccccgaggagctcaagctcggCAGCACCGACGTCATCTGTGAAGGATATGCATACCCCGACGACCCCTACGTCCTCAAGGGCAGCTGCGGCGTCGAGTACCAGCTCGCCCTGACCAGCAAGGGCGAGCGACGATACCCCGACATCGCCAACGGCGGCTGGTTCAATGACGGTCGCGGTGGCATTGACTGGGGCGCTTTGGTCTTTACCATTATCTTCGTTAGCATTCTCGGCTGGATCATCTACTCGGCATGCTGTGTGGCCCAAAGGAATACTGCCAACAACAACCGTCCTCGACGTCGACCAGATGGCTGGGGTGGTCCTGGTGGATGGGGTCCTGGATGGGGCCCTGGCGAcgaccctcctcctccgtaTCCCGGAACGAAGCCTCAAAACACAGATAGTTGGAGGCCAGGCTTCTGGTCCGGAGccgctggaggagctgccGCTGGATACTGGGCTGGTAGccgcaacagcaacaacaataACCACTGCCACCACGATAGCAATAGTAATTACGGTAGCATTGGAcgtggaggtggaggatggAATTGGGGTGGATCAGGATCATTATCTGGCTCTAACAACTCTAACCGCCATGAAAGCACTGGCTTCGGTTCAACCAGCCGACGCTAGGTGTGCGTCTTATCATGTAGCTCATCTTGTTGACATCACGGCCATGGCACAATCATCAATCAAAGGTATTTCATCGCATAATCGACTCTTCCCATTTATCCTGCCAACTCGTACATCGCCTCATAACCACGACCCGTCTGAAGACTGCCACCTAACTACCAAGTATATACATGCAAGCAGCGAGACGCCTCATGCGGCCGCTGCCAAATAAAAGTACACGGACGACTTTCCAATTGTAGCCATCTAGcccagagaagaagaaaaccGTCAAGATAGCCATAGCCTGTCCAGGCCGTATCACCCACCCAAGCTCTAGAGGGCGGGTTCCATCCAGCACGACCTACCGGGCGGACTATCCCGGAAACAAAGGCTCAAGCAAACCGAACAGAATAGCTCTTGACGGAGAGGATTAACGAAGAAAAAGAGGTATCGCGGCGTGTGTGGTGAAGAAGCAGGTTCTGGTCGAGGGGAGGGTTTCGTAGGGCTTCTCTGGCATTTAATGATGTACGGACATAacatccatcttgtcaaaTGCTCGAGAGCAGGTGGGACATTTGCGCATGCGGTTGCTGATGCGGTCATCAACACACTGGTTGCAGAAAAGGTGGCCACATGTCTTGAGTGCCGTGTTCTTGAAGTTGTTGCGACAAATGGTGCACAAGGCAAAGGTCTGTTGCTGGGTTAGCCAGTGCAAAAAAGATCAACATGTAAAGCAAACTTACTCgaagcatctcctcctcttcggaGGAATTGCTCAATGCCTTGTTCTTCCACGAGTCGCGATCCTTCTGCACATGCTCGATTCGCACCTTGAGCTTTTCCACTTCTGTCTCCTGCATAGTGTTGCGCTCTCGAACCACCGCAGATGCCGCATCCTTGGACTTGACCAGGTTCGTTAGGTCGTTGACTTGCTTACTGAGCGAGTCTGTTCGTCGGACTGCCTCCAAACTTGTCGCTTCCGCCCTCTTGTTCTCACTGACAAGGCTGGCGTTGGCCTGCTTTAGGTCCGCCAGTTGCTTCTCCAGATTGCTGAGCAGGGTCCGGTTCTGCATCTCAAGTTCCTTGAGCTGCGCAATAATCTCTGAGCTCTTGCTGTTCTGGTGTCGTAGGGAACGAATCTCGTTGTTCCGTGTATCCGCGTCCTTGCGGGCGGCAAAGTACTTCTGGTCCgccttgctcttctcggcGATCAAGATGGTCATGCGCTCCTCCATAGCGCTCGAGTCCATTGCCTTTCTATGAGcaagctccttcatcttcttgtaTGCCTTTTCTATGGCCGGCAACTCCAGGTTGATTGAATCGAAATCTTGCTGCAGCTTCCGATATTTCAGGCGAAGCTCGTCAACCGTCAAATTTTCGTCGTCGGGGTTGAATTTCTCTTGCTCCACGCTCGACGTGAGGCGCGagagctcaagctcgagagCCGTGATTCTGTCGTCTTTGGCAGATGCGAGATCCTTGATCTGCTCCATCGATCCTCGCTCCTGCTCCAGTCTCGCTTTGCTCTGGGTGTTTTCGGCCAAAAGTTCGTCTCGGGCTGATCGCACTCGGGCAAGGTCTTGATCTCGGGACATGATCTCAGCTTCCAGTTCCTGCGTCACTTGGTTCGCATCTGCCTCGAGCTGACTTCGGAATGCCGATCTCTCCGCctgcagcttctcggcctcctcacGAAGCTGCTTGTTCGTGGCCTCGAGCGTGTTGATACGTTTGATGAGATCCTCATTTTGGTTCTTGAACTGTTTGAAGACATCGGTCCGGATAAAGTCCTCGTCGGTCAGGGTGTCCCTTTTCGCCTTTAGAGTCGAATTTTCGTCCTGCAAGGTCTTGATCTCTGCTAGAATGGCATCCAGCTGTTCCTTTTGCTTCGTAGCCGCCGCGGTCGCTTCCTCGTATTTCAGCAGGATCTCGCCAGAATTTCCATTGGTCTCGCCACTCTCAGTCCCCGCATCGCCAGATGCCGAAGGTCGGGTAGCATTAGCGAATGCTTGTTGCTCCAACTTCTGCACTTGAGAACTCTTTGCCCgatccagcttcttctccgccttgAAGTAACGCAAAGTCGCGGCGTTGAGTTGCTCTGAGAGTTGGTCCTTTTCGCTGCTCAGTCGGTCTAGTTTGAACAAATATTCCTTTTGCGCCGCCAACAGGCCGGAAACCTTGCTCTCCAGTTTGGACACGCTTGGGTCAATGCTACCTCGTGAAGCAGCCAAATGTGCGAGGAGCGATTCCGCTTTCGACTTGATCgacttgcccttgtcctGGAGATGTTTCTGGAAATCGTGTAGGTCCTTGAAGCTCACACCGCTGAGGTATGGGGGCTCTGCCGCCGAGTCAGCAGAGGTAGGATGGGGGTTGTGGGGGTTCATACCGGAAggagtcgaggaggttgtATCTGAATCTGCAAGGAGTtcgatctcctcgaggacctATCCAACAATCAGCCATGTGCCGAGTCGAGTCGCGTGCCAGATAAACCTACCTGTCGCCACCAGGCGTCAATGATTCTCAGGTGATCGTCATGATGTACGGATCGTTTGTGAAGTTCCTCAAGTCGCGACTCATAGGTGGCTGCCTTGCGACTATACTCCTGCATCTGTCGATAGATGGCGCCCTTTGTGTAGGCCTGGTAACCGAGGTCAGCGGCAATTTCGTCTCCACGCGTCGACAAAGTTGTATGATATGGATTGCAGGTGTGGTTGGGCGGGGGCGCGGCTCAGCAGGTGCATTGCAGATACACTTCCGAGCCGAGGACTGCTGTCGCCGGGAGCGAGCGAGCATTTCACTGGCTTGGTGAGCACTACCGTCCAGGACCGTCCCCGACAAGAATGGCATGGCACGAAGCCTGAGAGCAGAGCACAAGCCTCTGAGATGAAAGGCACAAGACGGGAGAGAGGGGGAAATGGCAGACGGGCGGGCGCTCGATCGATCGCTCGAGCATCTGCGGTagaaaagacaaagacagtCGTGTGACAGACACTCACCTCGATCCAACTCTCCTCTTTCATCTCGAGGGAgtcatccttggccttggaacCATTGACGGCGACCCTCTTGCTCGGAGGGGCCAGGTCGTCGGCGCTGCTGATGGCAGGCCGCTTCCtgtcctccatcttggcgagcGTGGATGGACGGGGCGACGCAGAGGGGGTGGCCGTGAGAGGCATCAGAAGTCGCGTAGCACAGGGCAGCAAAGAGGGCGCGAGGCACAGGAAAAGCGACGGATCGGTCGTGGGAGCGCAGTGAAGCCAAGTCCCGTCGCGAGCCTGGGCGTGCGGGCGATCATCAAGAGGTGGCGCGGGGAGGGCGTGTTGTGATGATGGAACGTTCCCTCGGGCCAGGAGTTGAAATTTCGAAGTTGAGTCGCAGTCCAAGAAGCGCCCGGGCGTCTCCACCTTGAATGGTCAAAGGGGCTTAGTGAAGGGCTAACCTGATTGGGACATGTGGAGCCTCTCGTGCTTCTCGTGCCTCGTCCTTATCGATTCCCATTCCCTCTCATGAGCGGTTAATCCTCGCTCTGGGCACTCTGCTGGGCCCGGCCTCTCCACCATCCCGCATTTTCTCTGCATTTTCCATGAGTTTTCTGCAGAgggtctttttttttccccttcgTTTTCAAACCTTCGGATCTCCCCTCGCGTTGTTGAAATGACCATAATATTCTGTACTTTGGATCGCGATACATACATGGCAAAAGCTTCACATTCACAATGAGTTCCatgttcaagaagaagggagggCCTGCCTTCAAACCGAAGTTCCCTCCCCGTCGCCCCGCGGGACCGGCACTTTCACAACCTAAGCCAgcacctcctccgccgccgcaaGTTCCTGTTGCTGAACCCGAGCCTCAGTCTGAGCCTCAAGGAGCTTCCGACAAACCCCTCACCGAAAAGTCCACTGTCGAACCCGTCGAGGCGCAATCCCAGGACTCTCATCAGGCACCCCGCCAAAAGTCTCCGACCCCGCCAGCGACGATCCCAGATCCTCCAGAACCAAGCCAGAATGTCGCAACTCAAGAACCCCCCTTGGCGCCAGCGTCGCAAGAGATCCCTCACGAGCCCGATACTCAGATTGGCGAAACTCGAATAGAAGAGGCCCCTATAGCCGCAACGACCGAGACAACATCACAATCAAGCGCTCCAGTGCCTGTTCCCACGAGCATACCAGAACCAACCCAAGCGCCTGTCGCGGAGAGCGCAACCCCACAGACAGATGCGGCCCAAACAGAAGATGCGGATAATGCGCCTTCTGCTGTTCTGCAGGCACCAACTCCAGATGACTCAGAGGGCCCGAGCGGAACGGAACCTTCCACAACACCATCCGCTGACGCAACTGAATCGACTTCGACGCCATCGACCGAGGCCCAGAACCCCCCCAAGCCGGCTCGAAAACCGCGAGCGAGGAAGCAGGCTACTCAAGCAACCCAAGATGGGACGGGCGCGGATGGAGAGACTGCGCGACCCAAGAAGCGCCAGCGAAAGCCAGCTGAGGAAGGCGCAGCACCAAAAGAACCAAGGAAGCGCAGAGCGCCCGCTCAGAATGGAACGGCCGCGCCCAGGAACCGACGAGCACGCTCAATCACACCAGAAGATTCCGAGAGCCAGGTGGTGGAcctgcagaagctcaagatgtcAGATCTGACCAGGGATCTGCACATTGGTAAAAAGTTTAGTCGACATGATGAGCTGCGAGAGCGGGAGCGACGTGCTAGGTTGAAGTCGAAACTTGGGACCGAAGGTTCACGCGACAGTTCAGCAACCCCTGAGGCCAGTGGACAGGGTGAGAAGACGGGCAGCCCGGTAACTCAGTCAGGGGATGCGTCGCCAGCCTCCTCGGGCCCAGCACCGCCCTCTGGTCCGCAGTTCCGCATTGTGGACGGACAGATTGTGGTCGACCAGAGCTCTCTGACGGTGGATCGACACGCCCGAGCAGCGGCCGCACGGGGAGACATGGAGATTGTTGAGGAAAACGACTTTACACGGCTCATCACCAGTAACTCGTTCATGAACACGTCCAAGCTCAGGGGCCCCAACATCTGGACCGACGCGGAGACGGAACTCTTCTACCGGGGGCTGCGCATGTTCGGCACCGACTTTGAGATGATCTCCAAGATGTTTCCCGGCAAGCAGCGGCGGCACGTCAAGCTCAAGTATAACCGCGAGGAGCGGCACTGCCCGCGCCGCATCGATGCCGCCCTCGTGGGGGAGAAGACTGTCAAGATGGACCTCGACGAATACAAGGCCTTTACCGGCAGCGAGTTCGAGCCCGTCGAGaacatcgaggccgagcagCGCAAGATACAGGAGGAGTACGAGGCTGAGCAGAAGCGCATTGCTGACGAGCAGGCCGAGATTATGCGCAAGAAGCGCGAGGAGCtcttcaaggacgacgacgagggggatgccaagaagcgcaagaagaagaagaggcagacgATTGTCTACGGGCTTAACGGGGAGCCCATTACCCAGGATGACTGAACACACAGGGATTGAGAGCGAGGTCAAAAAGGAGAGGTACACGGAAAGGGGAGGAAACCCAGATTCGAACGGCGCAAAGAGGCAAAACATCACGATACCCATAGGGTCTTTGGAATTGATTAGGTAGGCAAGGCAATTGGGCGGCTGTGCTTGGGGGTTTTTGGAACGAGGAAGCAGTCTCTACAGGTTACAGGCATTGAACATCCATTTGCTATTGAGTTAGGAAATACAAGTCCACTGGTATAGCTGAAGCTCGACTCGGCTCAGACATGATTGCGTGTAGATGGATAGGCGACAGACTAGAATGAGGCCACAACTGTACGTAAAAATATTGTATTCATCAATCTCATCGGCTGTCTGTGCTACCCTGCCCTTGCAAACattcaaggccaagcagaaTCCCCACGCCTGACGCCGGCGCATCTCGTCGTGCTGATCACGACTTGCGAGGCGGCGCCAGGGCGTTACCGCGGTATTTTCGGGTCAGAACGCCGTATGCCTACCCATATTATGTTGGCAATGCCTGGATATGCTCCATTCCCTCCCGATTCGTAATCGTAACACGCGCTATCCCGAGCAATTCACCCTAACCCACCTAGTTGCCAGGTCCagtctcgtcgtcgtccggTTGGTCAAAGAGGAAGTTGGCGGCAAGCTCTTCGTTCTTGTCGCAGGCGAAGTAGGCCTGAATGGCCTGGTCTCGGTCGAAGCCGAGGCGGCACAACTGCAGCTGGGTTAGTGACCTTGTCAGGGGTTCAGTTTGGGTGATTCTTACCCTCTCGATAGCATcgcgctcctcctcggtgacaGAAATAGCCTGGGCACCAGGGGGCAGAGgaacatcgtcatcggcatcttcgccaaggagctggaggaacTGATCGGGATTCGAGGCAATAAGCTCAGCCAGCTGAGGGTTGCCGGcaccaagctgctggaggatGGGCTCGAGCATCTGCGGTTGTTGCTGGACAACCTGGCGGAGCTGCTGGAACTGGGCGTTATGTCGCAGGAAGTCGAGGTTACCCAAGTCACCACCCtgaccagcagcagccgcagcagcagccgcggcggcggcttggTTGCCACCGCTTCCTCCCCGACCAGAACCGCCTCGCTGAGCAGCAAGATCGAACAAGTTGACGTTACCACcctcatcaccgccatgaGCGGCGGGTTGAGCGGCAGGGGCCTGTCCTGCAGAGGCAGcatggtgctgctgctgttgctgctgctgctcttgccGGATGTTTTCGGGGATTCCCTAAAATCGAGTTAGTGACCGCGGCTTGTGAAAATGCGGGGTGGTGAAACCAACGGTCAGAAGATATTCGACAGCACGGTCAGGGTTGTTGAAGGCAGCGCGCATGGCAGCCTCGATCTGGCTCCTCTCAAAACCCATGGCCTCCATGTTGGCAATCGCCTCGGCACGCTGAGCGCCCATGGCCAGGCCCGAGGGCTCATTTGAAGGAGCGCCGGATCCGGCTTCGACAGAGCGCTGGGGG
Protein-coding sequences here:
- a CDS encoding Store-operated calcium entry-associated regulatory factor, coding for MIPSLFALCLGLPALTLAARQPKDAIKLSDVKSLTLRGKGAMTNHRRVSAIPQLRCVSRGAICDLYEIDVMRCTNQGSSWGDEDIEWSCTASLPEELKLGSTDVICEGYAYPDDPYVLKGSCGVEYQLALTSKGERRYPDIANGGWFNDGRGGIDWGALVFTIIFVSILGWIIYSACCVAQRNTANNNRPRRRPDGWGGPGGWGPGWGPGDDPPPPYPGTKPQNTDSWRPGFWSGAAGGAAAGYWAGSRNSNNNNHCHHDSNSNYGSIGRGGGGWNWGGSGSLSGSNNSNRHESTGFGSTSRR
- a CDS encoding E3 ubiquitin protein ligase encodes the protein MPLTATPSASPRPSTLAKMEDRKRPAISSADDLAPPSKRVAVNGSKAKDDSLEMKEESWIEAYTKGAIYRQMQEYSRKAATYESRLEELHKRSVHHDDHLRIIDAWWRQVLEEIELLADSDTTSSTPSGMNPHNPHPTSADSAAEPPYLSGVSFKDLHDFQKHLQDKGKSIKSKAESLLAHLAASRGSIDPSVSKLESKVSGLLAAQKEYLFKLDRLSSEKDQLSEQLNAATLRYFKAEKKLDRAKSSQVQKLEQQAFANATRPSASGDAGTESGETNGNSGEILLKYEEATAAATKQKEQLDAILAEIKTLQDENSTLKAKRDTLTDEDFIRTDVFKQFKNQNEDLIKRINTLEATNKQLREEAEKLQAERSAFRSQLEADANQVTQELEAEIMSRDQDLARVRSARDELLAENTQSKARLEQERGSMEQIKDLASAKDDRITALELELSRLTSSVEQEKFNPDDENLTVDELRLKYRKLQQDFDSINLELPAIEKAYKKMKELAHRKAMDSSAMEERMTILIAEKSKADQKYFAARKDADTRNNEIRSLRHQNSKSSEIIAQLKELEMQNRTLLSNLEKQLADLKQANASLVSENKRAEATSLEAVRRTDSLSKQVNDLTNLVKSKDAASAVVRERNTMQETEVEKLKVRIEHVQKDRDSWKNKALSNSSEEEEMLRTFALCTICRNNFKNTALKTCGHLFCNQCVDDRISNRMRKCPTCSRAFDKMDVMSVHH
- a CDS encoding SANT domain-containing protein, with the protein product MSSMFKKKGGPAFKPKFPPRRPAGPALSQPKPAPPPPPQVPVAEPEPQSEPQGASDKPLTEKSTVEPVEAQSQDSHQAPRQKSPTPPATIPDPPEPSQNVATQEPPLAPASQEIPHEPDTQIGETRIEEAPIAATTETTSQSSAPVPVPTSIPEPTQAPVAESATPQTDAAQTEDADNAPSAVLQAPTPDDSEGPSGTEPSTTPSADATESTSTPSTEAQNPPKPARKPRARKQATQATQDGTGADGETARPKKRQRKPAEEGAAPKEPRKRRAPAQNGTAAPRNRRARSITPEDSESQVVDLQKLKMSDLTRDLHIGKKFSRHDELRERERRARLKSKLGTEGSRDSSATPEASGQGEKTGSPVTQSGDASPASSGPAPPSGPQFRIVDGQIVVDQSSLTVDRHARAAAARGDMEIVEENDFTRLITSNSFMNTSKLRGPNIWTDAETELFYRGLRMFGTDFEMISKMFPGKQRRHVKLKYNREERHCPRRIDAALVGEKTVKMDLDEYKAFTGSEFEPVENIEAEQRKIQEEYEAEQKRIADEQAEIMRKKREELFKDDDEGDAKKRKKKKRQTIVYGLNGEPITQDD
- a CDS encoding UV excision repair protein RAD23, producing the protein MKVTFKDLKQQKFTLDVEPTELISAVKEKISAEKGWDPKLQKLIYSGKILKDEETVASYNIEEKGFVVCMVNKPKPKPAAPAAESSAPPATPAQPIANTPAAPAAPVQSTSHQAAVPATPTPQRSVEAGSGAPSNEPSGLAMGAQRAEAIANMEAMGFERSQIEAAMRAAFNNPDRAVEYLLTGIPENIRQEQQQQQQQHHAASAGQAPAAQPAAHGGDEGGNVNLFDLAAQRGGSGRGGSGGNQAAAAAAAAAAAGQGGDLGNLDFLRHNAQFQQLRQVVQQQPQMLEPILQQLGAGNPQLAELIASNPDQFLQLLGEDADDDVPLPPGAQAISVTEEERDAIERLCRLGFDRDQAIQAYFACDKNEELAANFLFDQPDDDETGPGN